One genomic segment of Borreliella afzelii includes these proteins:
- a CDS encoding DUF603 domain-containing protein, translating to MKKVKRSFDDYVAYFRQGSLNDREIASRLGVSRVNVWRMRQKWESGEISVNEDSRVTISEDTFEHLVAQT from the coding sequence TTGAAAAAAGTTAAAAGATCTTTTGATGATTATGTTGCATATTTTAGACAAGGCTCATTAAATGATAGAGAAATAGCATCTAGACTTGGGGTTTCTAGAGTAAATGTGTGGAGAATGAGACAAAAATGGGAGAGTGGGGAGATTTCTGTTAATGAGGATTCTAGAGTAACAATTAGTGAAGATACTTTTGAACATCTTGTAGCACAAACTTT